One stretch of Lacimicrobium alkaliphilum DNA includes these proteins:
- a CDS encoding TRAP transporter large permease, whose product MEMTALVLLGLFFLLLIANVPISVSIGLATLVTLLMSMDLQPAATTIAQRVAGGIDSFALLAIPFFILSGLLMGRGGIAKRLIECAMALIGALPGGLALVNVLSCMLFGAISGSSVAACSAIGSFMLPEMQKKGYNPGFSAAVTAAAATTGMLIPPSNILIIYAIASGGVSIAALFMAGYLPGILVGLSLMLVSVVYAKRHNYPLGDRLPLSLVVPRVLAALPSLFLIFLVIGGIIGGVFTATEAGAIAVLYSLLLSVGIYREVRVQDLPGILLKSAETTAIVMLLIGTSSAMSWLLAYENIPQTLSDALLTLSDNPLIILLLINLVLIVVGAFLDMTPAVLIFTPIFMPVAMELGMSQLQFGIMLVLNLSIGLCSPPVGSVLFVTCAVAKIRLEQIIKPLLPMYLAMFAVLMLVTYVPWLSEFLPALFGL is encoded by the coding sequence ATGGAAATGACCGCATTGGTTCTGCTGGGGCTGTTCTTCTTGCTGTTGATTGCCAATGTACCTATCTCGGTGAGCATAGGGCTGGCAACGTTGGTGACACTGCTGATGAGCATGGACTTGCAACCGGCCGCAACCACTATCGCACAGCGGGTCGCCGGAGGCATCGACAGTTTCGCGCTACTGGCCATTCCGTTTTTTATCCTGTCCGGGCTGTTAATGGGCCGTGGAGGCATCGCCAAACGACTGATTGAATGTGCCATGGCCCTGATCGGCGCGCTGCCCGGCGGACTGGCGCTGGTGAATGTGTTGTCCTGTATGTTATTCGGTGCCATCTCTGGTTCCTCGGTGGCTGCCTGCTCTGCCATCGGCAGCTTTATGTTGCCGGAAATGCAGAAAAAGGGTTACAACCCGGGGTTCAGTGCCGCGGTAACCGCTGCCGCTGCCACTACCGGCATGCTGATCCCACCCAGTAATATTCTGATCATCTATGCCATTGCCAGCGGCGGAGTGTCTATTGCGGCACTGTTTATGGCCGGATATCTGCCCGGAATACTGGTGGGCTTGTCGCTGATGCTGGTGTCAGTGGTATACGCAAAACGGCACAATTATCCCCTTGGTGACCGCCTGCCTTTGTCTCTGGTTGTACCCAGGGTGCTGGCGGCGCTGCCCAGTTTATTTCTTATCTTTCTTGTCATTGGCGGCATTATAGGCGGTGTATTCACTGCCACTGAGGCCGGCGCCATTGCGGTGCTGTATTCCTTGTTGTTATCGGTGGGGATTTACCGTGAAGTCAGGGTTCAGGATCTGCCCGGGATTTTACTCAAATCTGCCGAGACCACGGCCATTGTGATGTTGCTGATCGGCACGTCCTCGGCCATGTCCTGGTTACTGGCCTATGAGAATATTCCCCAGACCCTGAGTGATGCATTGCTGACCCTGAGCGATAATCCTCTGATAATTCTGCTGCTGATTAATCTGGTACTGATTGTGGTGGGTGCCTTTCTGGACATGACTCCGGCAGTGCTGATCTTCACCCCCATCTTTATGCCGGTGGCCATGGAACTGGGCATGTCGCAGCTGCAGTTCGGTATTATGCTGGTGCTGAACCTTTCTATCGGGCTCTGTTCGCCGCCGGTGGGCAGTGTGCTGTTTGTGACCTGCGCAGTGGCCAAGATCCGTCTTGAGCAAATCATCAAACCCCTGTTGCCAATGTACCTGGCCATGTTTGCGGTGCTGATGCTGGTGACTTATGTGCCCTGGCTGAGTGAATTTTTACCGGCTCTGTTCGGGTTGTAG
- a CDS encoding IclR family transcriptional regulator codes for MERYLIPSVVHACEAFRLLTEHPNGMTAVQLEVALDLPRTTVFRLLRTLCAEQMVEKKGKKYICGMGLMNLGLQMINSDRLHQVAIPHVQRLALKSGHTAHLAVPNHGSSLIIEVFDSPHPLRVACRPGVRALMHCSSTGKVFLAFLYYEDLELLFADKALEQRTANSITDIGALRRELQRVVALGYAIDDREYHEDVRCLAVPVRDSRGVVVASIGITAPATAFPKSQIPVVAAMVKEAACGIYKDAFQMARQLEQSLA; via the coding sequence ATGGAACGTTATCTTATCCCAAGTGTTGTGCATGCCTGTGAGGCCTTCCGGCTGTTGACTGAGCATCCCAATGGCATGACGGCGGTGCAACTGGAAGTGGCGCTGGATCTGCCGCGAACCACTGTATTTCGCCTGCTGCGTACCCTGTGTGCAGAGCAGATGGTGGAAAAAAAGGGTAAGAAATATATCTGCGGCATGGGCCTGATGAATCTGGGGCTGCAAATGATTAATTCAGACCGCCTGCATCAGGTGGCGATCCCGCATGTGCAGCGGCTGGCACTGAAATCGGGGCATACGGCACACCTGGCAGTACCCAACCATGGCAGCTCGCTGATTATTGAGGTTTTTGACAGCCCCCATCCCTTAAGGGTGGCCTGCCGTCCCGGCGTCAGGGCGCTGATGCACTGCTCCTCTACCGGCAAAGTGTTCCTGGCCTTTCTTTACTATGAAGATCTGGAGTTGCTGTTTGCCGACAAAGCACTGGAACAGCGAACCGCAAACAGCATTACTGATATCGGTGCGCTGCGCAGGGAATTGCAGCGGGTGGTGGCACTGGGGTACGCCATCGATGATCGTGAATATCATGAGGATGTGCGTTGTCTGGCCGTTCCGGTGCGCGACAGCCGGGGTGTGGTGGTGGCATCCATTGGTATTACCGCGCCGGCTACCGCCTTTCCTAAATCGCAGATACCTGTGGTGGCCGCCATGGTTAAAGAAGCGGCCTGTGGCATCTATAAAGATGCCTTTCAGATGGCGCGTCAACTGGAACAGAGTCTGGCATGA
- a CDS encoding LacI family DNA-binding transcriptional regulator: protein MSDKKPTINDVARQAGVSKRTVSRVLNGSASVGERTRILIQQVIEKLDYSPDKQARGLASSRSYLLGLIYDNPDALYIDQVQRGVLDICTRRGYELVVHPCQYQSKNLVQESLSFIRRSRIDGVIVLPPVSESRELAAALREEGCQYVRMASVDLDDHANIVVSDDRAAVSEMARYFVSLGHQHIGFISGPLNYRSSTERLEGFRDSLRAQGLDLTQDSIAEGRNSYDSGLECANRLLSQNPRPTAIFANNDEMAAAVLRVAVSMNIRVPEQLSVAGFDDNILASRIIPSLTTIQRPVAAMATLAAQKIIQAIESHGNQVQRDDFLVKPHLIIRESAGPYSDN, encoded by the coding sequence ATGAGCGACAAAAAGCCCACAATCAATGATGTAGCCCGACAGGCCGGTGTGTCCAAGCGCACGGTGTCAAGGGTGCTGAACGGCTCAGCCAGTGTCGGTGAAAGAACCCGCATACTGATCCAGCAGGTGATCGAAAAGCTGGATTACTCGCCGGACAAGCAGGCCAGAGGGCTGGCATCCAGTCGCTCTTACCTGTTGGGACTGATTTATGACAACCCCGATGCCTTGTATATCGATCAGGTGCAGCGGGGTGTACTGGATATCTGTACGCGCCGGGGTTACGAACTGGTGGTGCATCCCTGCCAGTATCAGAGCAAGAATCTGGTGCAGGAAAGTCTGAGCTTTATCCGCCGCTCACGTATCGACGGAGTGATTGTATTGCCGCCGGTATCGGAGTCCAGAGAACTGGCTGCGGCGCTGCGTGAAGAGGGGTGTCAGTACGTGCGCATGGCCTCGGTGGATCTGGATGATCATGCCAATATCGTAGTGTCTGACGATCGCGCCGCAGTCAGTGAGATGGCGCGCTATTTTGTGTCCCTTGGCCATCAGCACATAGGTTTTATCAGCGGGCCGCTGAATTATCGCTCTTCGACAGAGCGTCTTGAGGGGTTTCGCGACAGTTTGCGGGCCCAGGGCCTGGATCTGACGCAGGACAGTATTGCAGAGGGGCGCAACAGCTACGACAGTGGCCTTGAATGTGCTAACAGATTGCTCTCTCAGAACCCGCGTCCTACCGCTATTTTTGCCAATAATGATGAAATGGCAGCGGCGGTGCTGCGGGTGGCGGTGAGCATGAACATTCGTGTGCCGGAGCAATTATCGGTGGCGGGTTTTGATGACAACATACTGGCATCCAGGATCATCCCTTCGTTGACCACTATTCAGCGTCCGGTCGCCGCCATGGCAACCCTGGCGGCACAGAAAATTATTCAGGCCATAGAAAGTCATGGCAATCAGGTTCAACGGGATGACTTTCTGGTCAAGCCCCATTTGATCATTCGCGAATCCGCAGGCCCATACTCGGATAATTAA
- a CDS encoding glycoside hydrolase family 88/105 protein — protein sequence MKMLAPLTGSLLCVILLLFSSVSLAQSQPTDWAQKMTASEIKRNPQAWAIEGYTKPKWNYTQGLVLYAMSRVYQQQPDEKLLAYIKEYADTLIDERGEIRGYEMEKYNIDMINAGKILFFLHEQTGDPRYVRAMHILRQQLSEQPRTSEGGFWHKKIYPFQMWLDGLYMGAPFYAEYANWFSEGKASFDDIALQFRLIERHAKDPQTGLLYHGWDESRQQRWADPQSGTSANFWSRSLGWYAMALVDVLDQFPKGHPDRAFLKHSLASLAQAVSQYQHDSGLWYQVTDQGDREGNYLEASGTSMFVYAFARGVNQGYLDPRFMAVAKKGFEGLTGELIKNHDDGEITLTQVCAVAGLGGDPYRDGSFEYYVNEKKRDNDPKATGPFILAALELSR from the coding sequence ATGAAAATGCTCGCCCCGCTAACAGGATCTTTGCTGTGCGTTATCTTATTGCTGTTCAGTTCAGTGTCTCTGGCTCAGAGCCAGCCCACAGACTGGGCGCAGAAGATGACCGCTTCGGAAATCAAACGTAATCCACAGGCCTGGGCAATAGAGGGCTATACCAAACCCAAATGGAACTACACCCAGGGGCTGGTGCTGTACGCAATGAGCCGGGTATACCAGCAGCAGCCGGATGAGAAGCTGCTGGCATATATCAAAGAGTATGCCGATACGCTGATTGATGAGCGTGGAGAGATCCGCGGCTACGAGATGGAAAAATACAATATCGATATGATTAATGCCGGTAAAATACTGTTCTTTTTGCATGAACAGACCGGTGATCCCCGTTATGTCAGGGCCATGCATATTTTGCGTCAGCAGCTCTCTGAACAGCCCCGAACCAGCGAAGGCGGATTCTGGCATAAAAAAATCTACCCGTTCCAGATGTGGCTGGATGGCCTGTATATGGGCGCACCCTTTTATGCCGAATATGCAAACTGGTTCAGTGAAGGTAAGGCAAGCTTTGATGATATCGCCCTGCAGTTTCGCCTGATTGAACGCCACGCCAAAGATCCACAGACCGGCTTGCTGTATCACGGCTGGGATGAGAGCCGTCAGCAGCGCTGGGCCGATCCGCAGTCAGGCACCTCCGCAAACTTCTGGTCCCGTTCGCTGGGCTGGTATGCCATGGCGCTGGTGGATGTATTGGATCAGTTCCCCAAAGGTCACCCGGATCGGGCCTTTCTGAAACATAGTCTGGCCAGTCTGGCACAAGCCGTCAGTCAGTATCAGCATGACTCCGGCTTGTGGTATCAGGTTACCGATCAGGGCGACAGAGAGGGTAACTATCTGGAAGCTTCCGGTACCAGTATGTTTGTTTACGCCTTTGCCCGTGGGGTGAATCAGGGCTATCTGGATCCGCGCTTTATGGCAGTGGCAAAGAAAGGTTTTGAGGGCCTGACCGGGGAACTGATCAAAAACCATGATGATGGCGAGATCACCCTGACACAGGTCTGTGCCGTGGCCGGTCTGGGAGGGGATCCCTACCGTGATGGCAGCTTTGAGTATTATGTGAATGAGAAAAAACGTGATAACGATCCCAAAGCCACCGGGCCTTTTATTCTGGCTGCATTGGAATTGAGTCGCTGA
- a CDS encoding glycosyl hydrolase family 28 protein, which produces MDIMQRRTLLKTMLALGVSAALPGCARQVQHASPFSASDWQQADSIRQSIRPTEFPDKDFLLTDFGGLGDNKSDNTSAFAAAINTCHEAGGGRVVVPPGKYLTGPIHLRSNVNLHLSQDATIGFIPEPERYLPAVFTRWEGVELMSYSPLIYAHEQQNIAITGKGVLDGMADDNTWWPWKGETSHAHWRIDPVEKTQGPARTKLFADAERGIPPQQRHYAEGAYLRPPLLQPYSCQRVLIEGVTITNSPFWLINPVLCEDVVVTGVTCRSHGPNSDGCDPESCNRVLIEDCYFDTGDDCIALKSGRNNDGRRIDVPCQNVVVSGCKMRDGHGGIVIGSEISGGARNIFLENCEMSSPNLDRAIRIKTNSLRGGLIENIRIRNVEVGQVTDAIVINFHYEEGDAGDFDPVVRNIEIAGLKVRQARHAFMIRGFERAPIRQLRLSDCNFENVDKPHVIEHVENLTLDQVSVDGDLLSVSDVLSNQEAQGS; this is translated from the coding sequence CTGGACATCATGCAAAGACGTACCCTACTAAAAACCATGCTAGCCCTGGGAGTCAGTGCCGCCCTGCCTGGATGTGCCAGGCAGGTGCAGCATGCTTCGCCTTTCAGTGCCTCTGACTGGCAACAGGCAGACAGTATCCGTCAATCGATCCGTCCAACAGAATTCCCGGACAAGGATTTTCTGCTCACAGACTTCGGTGGCCTGGGTGATAACAAATCCGATAATACATCCGCCTTTGCAGCCGCCATCAATACCTGTCATGAAGCCGGTGGTGGTCGTGTGGTTGTGCCGCCGGGGAAGTATCTGACCGGGCCTATCCATCTGCGCTCCAATGTGAACCTGCACCTGTCGCAGGATGCCACTATTGGTTTTATTCCCGAGCCTGAGCGTTATCTGCCAGCGGTATTTACTCGTTGGGAAGGGGTGGAACTGATGAGCTATTCGCCGCTGATCTACGCCCATGAGCAACAGAATATCGCCATCACAGGTAAAGGTGTGCTGGATGGCATGGCTGATGACAATACCTGGTGGCCCTGGAAAGGCGAAACCAGCCATGCCCATTGGCGTATTGACCCGGTAGAGAAAACCCAGGGGCCGGCGCGCACAAAATTGTTTGCCGATGCCGAACGCGGTATCCCGCCACAGCAGCGTCATTATGCCGAGGGGGCCTATCTGCGGCCGCCTTTGTTGCAGCCTTATTCCTGCCAGCGGGTGCTGATTGAAGGGGTCACCATTACCAATTCACCCTTCTGGCTGATTAACCCGGTACTCTGTGAAGATGTGGTGGTAACAGGCGTAACCTGTCGCAGTCACGGGCCGAACTCAGACGGTTGCGATCCCGAATCCTGCAACAGGGTACTGATTGAAGACTGTTACTTTGATACCGGCGATGATTGCATTGCCCTTAAATCCGGCCGTAACAACGACGGCAGGCGCATTGATGTGCCCTGCCAGAATGTGGTGGTATCAGGTTGCAAGATGCGTGACGGCCATGGCGGTATCGTAATTGGCAGTGAAATTTCCGGTGGCGCGCGAAATATCTTTCTGGAGAACTGTGAGATGAGCAGCCCGAATCTGGACAGGGCCATTCGTATCAAAACCAACTCACTGCGCGGCGGACTGATCGAAAATATCCGAATCCGCAATGTCGAGGTCGGCCAGGTTACCGATGCCATCGTAATCAACTTTCATTATGAAGAAGGCGATGCCGGTGACTTTGACCCTGTGGTACGTAATATCGAAATTGCTGGTCTGAAGGTCAGACAGGCCCGCCACGCCTTTATGATCCGCGGTTTTGAACGGGCACCTATACGTCAGTTACGGCTGTCGGACTGTAATTTTGAAAACGTTGATAAACCGCACGTGATTGAGCATGTGGAGAATCTCACATTGGATCAGGTCAGCGTGGACGGAGACCTGCTCAGTGTCAGTGATGTGCTCAGTAATCAGGAGGCACAGGGCTCATGA
- a CDS encoding UxaA family hydrolase produces the protein MSTQQALLHIHPNDNVLVASRDLQAGQTFSEFSLTLAEDIPAGHKVALRNIGGGEPVRKYGFEIGAATTDIRAGEHIHSHNLKTCLSHQQSYQYQPQNSEPDEIQDPPTFMGYRRKNGKVGIRNEVWIINTVGCVNRTAQRVAEICNQRFAGQADAFVAFTHPYGCSQLGDDLKDTRAILAALAGHPNAGAVLIVGLGCENNQLGALLEQAGELDKERVRFFNSQQVMDEVEEGVQAIEQMLPLLAKDKRTPCPASELVLGMKCGGSDAFSGITANPLVGRMSDRITANGGTALLTETPEMFGAEQILMNRARDQQVYEQIVSLVQSFKQYFIDHDQPVYENPSPGNKAGGLTTLEEKSLGAIQKGGQARVNQVLDYAQPVSQKGLVLLQAPGNDAVSSTALAASGAHMVLFTTGRGTPLGFPVPTVKIASNSDLAARKPHWIDFNAGQILDGVSRDDAEHQLFSQLLEIASGKPTRNEENECREIAIWKRGVTL, from the coding sequence ATGAGTACACAACAGGCGCTTTTGCATATTCATCCGAATGACAATGTGCTGGTGGCCAGCCGCGATCTGCAGGCCGGACAGACTTTCTCAGAATTTTCACTGACTCTGGCTGAAGATATCCCCGCAGGACACAAAGTGGCCCTCAGGAACATCGGCGGCGGTGAGCCGGTGCGTAAATATGGTTTTGAGATCGGTGCCGCGACCACAGATATCCGCGCCGGAGAACATATACACAGCCACAACCTGAAAACCTGCCTGTCGCATCAGCAATCCTACCAGTATCAGCCTCAGAACAGTGAGCCGGACGAGATACAGGACCCGCCCACTTTTATGGGCTACCGGCGTAAAAACGGCAAGGTCGGCATCCGCAACGAAGTCTGGATTATCAACACCGTAGGCTGTGTTAACCGCACGGCACAGAGAGTGGCGGAGATCTGCAATCAAAGGTTTGCCGGCCAGGCCGATGCTTTTGTGGCCTTTACCCATCCCTATGGTTGCTCGCAGTTAGGCGATGACCTGAAAGACACCCGCGCTATTCTGGCGGCCCTGGCGGGGCATCCGAATGCTGGCGCAGTGCTGATTGTGGGCCTGGGTTGTGAGAACAATCAGCTTGGAGCCTTACTCGAACAGGCTGGCGAGCTGGATAAAGAGCGGGTGCGTTTTTTCAATTCACAACAGGTCATGGACGAAGTTGAGGAGGGGGTGCAGGCCATCGAACAGATGCTGCCCCTGCTGGCAAAGGACAAGCGCACCCCGTGCCCGGCGTCAGAACTGGTGCTGGGCATGAAATGTGGCGGTTCAGATGCCTTCAGTGGTATCACTGCCAATCCGCTGGTGGGGCGGATGTCTGATCGGATCACCGCCAACGGCGGCACCGCGTTGTTGACGGAAACGCCGGAGATGTTCGGTGCCGAGCAGATCCTGATGAACCGGGCCAGAGACCAGCAGGTATATGAACAGATTGTTTCGCTGGTACAGAGCTTCAAACAATACTTTATCGACCATGACCAGCCTGTGTATGAAAACCCCTCACCGGGCAATAAGGCCGGCGGTCTGACCACCCTGGAAGAAAAGTCTCTCGGTGCTATCCAGAAGGGCGGCCAGGCCAGGGTCAACCAGGTACTGGATTATGCTCAGCCGGTGTCACAAAAAGGGCTGGTGCTGTTACAGGCGCCGGGCAACGACGCCGTCTCCTCAACGGCACTGGCCGCCAGTGGTGCGCATATGGTGCTGTTTACTACTGGCCGTGGCACACCTTTAGGCTTTCCGGTGCCCACAGTAAAAATTGCCTCTAACTCAGATCTGGCCGCACGCAAACCACACTGGATCGACTTCAATGCCGGTCAGATATTAGATGGCGTATCCAGGGACGATGCGGAGCACCAATTGTTCAGTCAACTGCTGGAAATTGCTTCAGGAAAGCCGACCCGTAACGAAGAAAATGAATGCCGGGAGATCGCCATCTGGAAACGGGGCGTCACCCTTTAA
- the uxaC gene encoding glucuronate isomerase, with protein sequence MSDKTLQLHPDRLFPTDARVRDIARSLYNEVKDLPIVSPHGHTDPRWFAYDENFGNATELFIRPDHYVFRMLYSQGVPLESLGIGRQDDAPVEQDPLKIWQLFARHYRLFRGTPSRMWLDTVFSEVFGLTQVLDENSAGHYYETITRQLATDAFKPRALMDRFNIELIATTEGALDPLAHHQHISGTPWAKRVITTFRPDDVVDASREDFADNIRALGEMTGEDTQSWQGYLQALRIRREVFRRHGATATDHGHPTAATSDLSQGECESLFARCLSGKANAGEQELFRAQMLTELAGMSLEDGMVMQIHPGAYRNHNPLVFNHFGRDKGADMPSQTEYVQALKPLLDKYGNEAKLNIILFTLDETTYARELAPLAGHYPCLKLGPAWWFHDSPEGMLRFRHQVTETAGFYNTVGFNDDTRAFLSIPARHDVARRIDCRFLAQWIAEHRITEQEGHELAYDLTYRLAKQAYKLGDA encoded by the coding sequence ATGTCTGATAAGACCCTGCAATTGCATCCCGATCGTCTGTTCCCTACTGACGCCAGGGTGCGGGATATTGCCCGCAGTCTGTATAACGAGGTTAAAGACCTGCCCATTGTCAGTCCTCATGGCCATACAGACCCACGCTGGTTTGCCTATGATGAGAATTTTGGCAATGCCACTGAGCTGTTTATCCGTCCAGACCACTATGTATTCAGGATGTTGTATAGCCAGGGTGTGCCGCTGGAGTCATTGGGGATCGGTCGCCAGGACGATGCGCCGGTGGAACAGGATCCACTGAAGATCTGGCAGTTGTTTGCCCGCCATTATCGTCTGTTTCGCGGCACTCCATCGCGGATGTGGCTGGATACTGTCTTCAGTGAGGTGTTTGGCCTGACACAGGTGCTGGATGAGAACAGCGCCGGGCATTATTATGAAACCATTACCCGCCAGCTGGCTACCGATGCCTTTAAGCCCCGGGCGCTGATGGACAGATTTAATATCGAGCTGATCGCCACCACTGAAGGCGCGCTGGATCCCCTTGCCCATCATCAGCATATCAGTGGCACACCCTGGGCCAAACGAGTGATCACCACCTTCAGGCCCGATGACGTGGTGGATGCGTCCAGAGAAGATTTTGCCGACAATATTCGTGCACTGGGGGAGATGACCGGTGAGGATACCCAGAGCTGGCAGGGCTATCTGCAGGCGCTGCGTATTCGTCGCGAGGTATTTCGCCGCCACGGTGCTACTGCTACCGATCATGGTCACCCCACTGCGGCAACGTCGGATCTGTCGCAGGGCGAATGTGAGAGTCTGTTTGCCCGTTGTTTATCCGGCAAGGCCAATGCCGGTGAGCAGGAGCTGTTCCGGGCTCAGATGCTGACAGAGCTTGCCGGCATGAGTCTGGAGGATGGCATGGTGATGCAGATCCACCCCGGGGCCTACCGTAACCATAACCCTCTGGTGTTTAACCATTTTGGTCGGGATAAAGGCGCAGATATGCCCTCTCAGACCGAATATGTGCAGGCACTAAAGCCATTGCTGGATAAATACGGTAATGAGGCGAAGCTGAATATTATTCTGTTTACTCTGGATGAAACCACCTATGCCCGCGAACTGGCGCCCCTGGCCGGCCACTATCCCTGTCTTAAGCTGGGACCGGCCTGGTGGTTCCATGACAGCCCGGAAGGCATGCTGAGATTCCGGCACCAGGTCACAGAAACAGCAGGTTTTTATAATACCGTCGGTTTTAATGACGACACCCGGGCCTTTCTGTCCATACCGGCGCGCCATGATGTGGCCCGGCGTATCGATTGTCGCTTTCTGGCACAGTGGATTGCCGAGCACCGGATCACCGAGCAGGAAGGCCATGAACTGGCCTATGATTTAACCTACAGACTGGCGAAGCAGGCATATAAGCTGGGGGATGCATGA
- a CDS encoding mannitol dehydrogenase family protein: MSLLNQQSLTNLPDAIKVPGYNRAKAGIGIVHLGPGAFHRAHQAVFTDDALALGGDWAISAVSMRSKGLRDSLKQQQNLYTLAVLDHQSRYQVIGAIKEVLVLDEDRTKVMERLTAATTHIVTLTVTEKGYCLNGQGLLALEHKDIRHDLANPGTPISAIGLLVLALKQRFEKGHEPLTIISCDNLADNGHKLAQAVLAFAAQSDTRLAARIADEVSFPCTMVDSITPATDEALIEQVADALGVEDQWPVQREAFSQWVIEDKFSGPRPPWDQVGVTFTADVSGYENAKLRLLNGSHSTLAYLGLGCGYETVYQAMQNPHLQRFVQRLFEQEIIPSLKPPAELDLHQYSRAILERYANPHIRHMLSQIAWDGSQKLPFRLLRTINDNLAADRSISRLCVGVAAWLQFLVSKARTGAKLTDPLAAKLLEVARGCDGNAAADVQAFLALSEVFVPELSANQVFVEQLTQGYQRLSTLSADSLGQILGDLL, translated from the coding sequence ATGTCGTTGCTTAACCAACAATCTCTGACGAATTTACCTGACGCCATTAAAGTGCCCGGCTATAACCGGGCAAAGGCTGGCATAGGGATTGTGCATCTGGGCCCCGGCGCCTTTCATCGCGCCCATCAGGCGGTGTTTACCGACGACGCCCTGGCTCTGGGAGGAGACTGGGCCATCAGCGCCGTTTCCATGCGCAGCAAGGGCCTGCGTGACAGCCTTAAACAGCAGCAAAATTTATACACCCTCGCCGTTCTGGATCATCAAAGCCGTTATCAGGTCATCGGCGCGATTAAGGAAGTTCTGGTACTGGATGAGGATCGTACAAAGGTAATGGAGCGGCTTACCGCCGCCACTACCCATATCGTCACCCTGACGGTGACCGAAAAAGGCTATTGTCTGAATGGCCAGGGATTGCTGGCCCTGGAGCATAAAGATATTCGTCATGATCTGGCCAATCCGGGTACTCCCATCAGCGCCATAGGATTACTGGTGCTGGCCCTTAAACAACGCTTTGAAAAAGGGCACGAGCCACTGACCATCATCAGTTGTGACAATCTGGCCGACAATGGCCATAAACTGGCCCAGGCGGTACTCGCCTTTGCCGCACAATCTGATACCCGTCTGGCCGCCAGAATCGCCGATGAGGTAAGTTTTCCCTGCACTATGGTGGACAGCATTACGCCGGCCACAGACGAGGCTCTGATTGAGCAGGTTGCGGATGCGCTGGGCGTTGAAGATCAGTGGCCGGTGCAGCGTGAGGCCTTCAGCCAGTGGGTTATTGAAGACAAATTCAGCGGACCCAGACCGCCCTGGGATCAAGTCGGGGTGACCTTTACCGCTGATGTCAGCGGTTATGAAAATGCCAAGCTGAGGCTGCTCAATGGCAGCCATTCTACCCTGGCTTATCTGGGGCTGGGCTGTGGTTATGAAACCGTGTATCAGGCGATGCAGAATCCGCATTTACAGCGTTTTGTACAACGCCTGTTCGAACAGGAAATCATTCCCTCATTGAAGCCTCCGGCTGAGCTGGACTTGCATCAATACAGCCGGGCGATTCTTGAACGTTACGCCAACCCCCATATCCGCCATATGTTGTCGCAAATCGCCTGGGACGGCTCACAGAAACTGCCCTTCAGATTACTCAGAACCATTAATGACAATCTGGCCGCGGATCGCAGTATTAGCAGGCTTTGTGTCGGGGTGGCCGCCTGGTTGCAGTTTCTGGTCAGTAAGGCCCGCACCGGTGCCAAGCTCACTGATCCGCTGGCAGCCAAATTGCTGGAGGTTGCCCGGGGCTGTGATGGCAATGCCGCTGCAGACGTACAGGCGTTTCTGGCTTTGTCTGAGGTATTTGTGCCTGAGTTGTCGGCCAACCAGGTATTTGTGGAACAGTTAACTCAGGGCTATCAGCGTCTGTCGACGCTTTCTGCTGACAGTCTGGGGCAGATACTGGGAGATCTGCTATGA